The Penicillium digitatum chromosome 6, complete sequence genome contains the following window.
CTCATTCTTAatgtcttcctcggcatccgCGAAGCTCTTGAGCTTCTGAGTAAGCACGGTATCTTCAACCTTTGCAGCCAGAGAATTAATGGATTTTTGGAAATCTTTGATACTTTCGTTTAGTGTTAATGAGAAAATGCGTTGCAAAAGTGACCGTGAGCCGAAGGGCTGGGCCATAAAAAGGTCCAGAACACCGGACATGACTGCAGCAGGATTGGCGATGCGAATCACATTCTTCATTAGCGTGTATGGAACCAGACCATGGATTCTCTTCGCCTGTGCAAACAGTTCAGGGGAGTTGTCCTCAGCAAGGAATAGGTGGTAGATTGTTGCAGCAACCCTATTCATTGTTAGTAGGGTCAACCGCGAGGAAATCAGACAACGTACTCGATACGAAGCCACTCAGCAAATTTCTGATATTGCGGGCTGAGGTCTGCAATTGAGGGCTTCTCCCGGATCTCAGCGAACAGCTTTGTCAATCCATCTGAGATCCAAGTGAGATTAGCAAACCATCTAATGCTGGATGGAGCCCGTGACTTACTGCTCTCCACAATATCCCGCCGGAACCGCTCCATATACACGTCCAGCTCCGCTGCTCGTTGCCTAGCAATCTCATAGAATCTCTTCTGCTCCTCAATCCTCACAGCATCCATGTTTTTCCGTTTCTGAACATCACTCAACTCTTCCTCATTCAACTCAATCGGGCGAGCAGTCAAAAATTCTTCCACGACCTTAGATTCTGCAATACGCTTGTTCTGCAATATAGTGCGCAGGAACGCGCGCAGCGACACACGCTGCTCCTCCCGGTACAGCACAGTCGCCCTCGACACATCGCTCGTTGATGCACGCGGTGACTTCGATGATCGCATTGATCCTCGGGAGATCGACCGCCGGAGTTTTCCTGCGGAAAGAGTTGGCGCAGAGAGCCGATTTTCGGCAACACTCGTGTCCTGTGTGGAGATGGATGAAAGAGACGAGGCGTCATCATCTGCACCAGAGCCCCACCAGCCCGAGGCGGAAGAAGACTTGTTCTttcgaggaagaggagggagTTGTTTTCCGGGCAGCTCGGTCCTCAGCCTCTTGTGAAGCTTGACAAACTCTCCATATCTCCTCCCAACATGAACCTCCTGTTTGTCGTGGCGACGAACTCGGATAAGGAATTCCTATTATATATGTTGTCAGCAAAAAGAATCCCAGCACCGAAAAGAGGGTGATTTTCAGAATTGAAAAAATTGACATACTGCGTGCTGATGGTATCGCACTGTCCGCTTGACAGAGGTTGTCCGAACAGCGGCCACATTCACATCCCACCCATTGATTGAATTACCCTCGGGCATGTTGGCCAGCAGACCTGAATCCTGAGCACCACGCTCGACTATCTCCATCTCCGAGAACTGGATACGCTCCTCATATCCCGATGCCGTCGGCACACCGGAAACCATCATCAGCTCCACGAGCTTCTCGCATTTCCGAGCCAACTTCCGGCGCTTGGTCTCTTCCAGTCGATCCTCCGAAGACGAGACATGCTTATTGGCAAATGATTCCAAGAACTATAACCCGAACTGTCAGTCACAATCTGTTCCTTCACGGTTTCCATTCAGGGAAGCGAAATACCCACGATTTGAAGCTTGTCCTGCCAGAATTCCTTCTCACGAGCTTGGTCGAGAAATGGGAAATTGCGAACGTGGTGAACAAATATATACCGAAGAATAGGCAGCTCGGAGTCGACTGGTGCGACCTCACCAAATTCCGATCTAAAGGGGGCGCCGAATCGTTGGAGCGCAGTAGGGGAATTTAGTTCAAAGATTTCAGCACGGACTTCGCGGGCGATGAGCTCGCGTTTGAGGTCTGCGCAAATTATCAACACGTCAGCAAATGCGATATTGGAGTGgaaaaacatcatcccatCCTCCAACTTACAGTGTTCTTGCTTGCCCGTCAAGATCTGGCCTATTGGCGGGGTTGCACCCGCATCTTCCTTACCACTAGGTAATGTGGAATTAGGCGATTGTGTTTCCGGCATGTTGAACGGTAATTCGCCTGCTCACTTGAGAGGGAAACTGGGTCCCTAAGAGATAGAATCGCACAGCCAGTGTCCTAGGTGTTGTGATGAGATTTCCAGGAAGCACAAAATGTGTCTGCCTAAAAAGGCTGGTTGGCGCTACAATCAGAAGCAGCTAAACAAGGCTGAAAAGGACAGAATACTGGGCCTCACAACGGTTTTGTTTCTGTGAAAGGTGAAAACAAAAGCAATAGTGGGGAGGGGCTGGAGCTGAGTCGGAGACGGGAGAGAAAACGATGTCGTCACCTTCCGAAAACACCTGTAGAAGGCTCTGTACAACAGAGACACac
Protein-coding sequences here:
- a CDS encoding Phox-like; its protein translation is MPETQSPNSTLPSGKEDAGATPPIGQILTGKQEHYLKRELIAREVRAEIFELNSPTALQRFGAPFRSEFGEVAPVDSELPILRYIFVHHVRNFPFLDQAREKEFWQDKLQIFLESFANKHVSSSEDRLEETKRRKLARKCEKLVELMMVSGVPTASGYEERIQFSEMEIVERGAQDSGLLANMPEGNSINGWDVNVAAVRTTSVKRTVRYHQHAEFLIRVRRHDKQEVHVGRRYGEFVKLHKRLRTELPGKQLPPLPRKNKSSSASGWWGSGADDDASSLSSISTQDTSVAENRLSAPTLSAGKLRRSISRGSMRSSKSPRASTSDVSRATVLYREEQRVSLRAFLRTILQNKRIAESKVVEEFLTARPIELNEEELSDVQKRKNMDAVRIEEQKRFYEIARQRAAELDVYMERFRRDIVESNGLTKLFAEIREKPSIADLSPQYQKFAEWLRIEVAATIYHLFLAEDNSPELFAQAKRIHGLVPYTLMKNVIRIANPAAVMSGVLDLFMAQPFGSRSLLQRIFSLTLNESIKDFQKSINSLAAKVEDTVLTQKLKSFADAEEDIKNEIREEAVTDDVDIIVAILRSELLSPELTPDQIGKVFNGYVAWNYAVENVDLEMQQGAQWFAHMKQLLKLYTRQRDKAMMMSIVEEPVTLQLFRDLFTIFYEPLVRVYKSANVYNSITDFALFAEDAIGVIESAQRQDASADPNQTVQAFIDLCARHEANFYKFIHEVHRHDNGLFQSLMGWIEEILDFLRNGPAGGKMDINALFQGAVGVGQIDKDLALTEINQLIKWQEDRKRWHLNKTRQKMAAEGTSGETIPGATTFKGSDFGLDEADLEDLTISDEASDASDEDSGDEDMDDPIAVERRRRTKKQDQLRRTAGEPIKPEITEILKLADSFGAMLRHVLAE